One window of bacterium genomic DNA carries:
- a CDS encoding Crp/Fnr family transcriptional regulator: MAKRKPARFPHRRVLEQLGEGKRVLEYRKNRVIFAQGDPADAVFYIREGKIKLTVTSQQGREAVVAIIGAGDFIGEGCLAGQPLRMAAATAMTDGSSLRIEKQIMNNLLHQRGAFSEEFMAYLLSRNIRVEEDLVDQLFNSSEKRLARTLLLLAQFGKEGKPEIIVPKISQETLAEIVGTTRSRVSYFMNKFRRLGFIEYNGGMNIHSTLLNVILYDKTPESQRVK, encoded by the coding sequence ATGGCAAAGAGAAAGCCGGCGCGATTCCCCCATCGACGTGTGCTCGAGCAGCTTGGCGAAGGCAAGCGCGTCCTCGAGTACCGCAAGAACCGCGTCATCTTCGCGCAGGGTGATCCCGCGGACGCCGTTTTTTACATTCGGGAAGGCAAGATCAAGCTGACGGTGACATCCCAGCAGGGCAGAGAAGCGGTCGTGGCCATAATCGGCGCCGGCGATTTTATCGGGGAAGGCTGTCTCGCCGGGCAACCCCTGCGGATGGCGGCGGCCACCGCCATGACAGACGGCTCGAGCCTTCGCATCGAAAAGCAAATCATGAACAACCTGCTGCACCAACGCGGCGCGTTCTCTGAGGAGTTCATGGCCTACTTGCTCAGCCGCAACATTCGGGTTGAAGAGGACCTTGTCGACCAACTGTTCAATTCCAGCGAGAAGCGGCTGGCCCGGACGCTCCTACTGTTGGCGCAGTTTGGCAAAGAGGGCAAACCTGAAATCATCGTGCCGAAGATCAGCCAGGAGACGCTCGCGGAGATCGTGGGTACGACACGGTCGAGAGTGAGCTACTTCATGAACAAGTTTAGGCGGTTGGGCTTCATCGAATACAACGGCGGAATGAATATTCACAGTACCCTTCTAAACGTCATCCTCTACGACAAAACCCCGGAGTCTCAGCGCGTCAAGTAA